Within Pirellulales bacterium, the genomic segment GGTCTGGGTGACGGCTGCCCTGCTGGGTCAGGCCACCATGTCGACGGAAGAGGCGCAAAAGGCCGGCGCCGTGCTGGGCCTAGAATCCGATGTCGTTGCTGCGCTTCAGGAGTTTCCCACCAAGGGATCGCTCGATCAAACGGTGCCCGTCGACCCGCTGATTTACCGGTTCCACGAAATCACCCAGGTCTACGGCACGACGCTCAAGGCGATCATCCACGAAATGTTCGGCGACGGAATCATGAGCGCGATCGACTTCGAGCTGGACGTGCGGAAGAAAGAGGATCCCAAGGGGGATCGCGTCGTCGTCACGATGAATGGCAAGTTCTTGCCGTATAAGAAATGGTAAGCGCGCCGCCGCGGGAAGTGAGGCTGAGAGCGAAAACCCGTCAGAACTTCTCGATACCTGGTTCCACCTTCGTGCTTCTTCTTCCTGCGCCGCGAGAACCAAGATGAATTTCGATCGACGAACCACGCGGCTCTGGTTAGCGGCCATGCTCGGTGTTCTCCCGGCAAGGCTTCTGGCAGATGACGCCGCGGTGCCGGGCCGCGATGTGCTATTCAATTGCCCCGATCCGGCGGTGATTCAGCCGCCCGGCGGCAACGACGTTTATGTGTTTTCGACCGGCAGGGGGATTCCGTTCGTCCGCAGTGACGATCTCGTGCATTGGCGGAGTGCGGGGCGGGTCTTCGATCGCGATGTGCCGGAATGGGCGAATGCTGCCATCCCCAATGCGCGAGGCATCTGGGCTCCCGACATCCGCTGGCTCAACGGGCGGTATT encodes:
- the cynS gene encoding cyanase; translation: MTRAEATQKILTSKKQKGLTFEAIAAAVGRHKVWVTAALLGQATMSTEEAQKAGAVLGLESDVVAALQEFPTKGSLDQTVPVDPLIYRFHEITQVYGTTLKAIIHEMFGDGIMSAIDFELDVRKKEDPKGDRVVVTMNGKFLPYKKW